A stretch of the bacterium genome encodes the following:
- a CDS encoding glycosyltransferase family 4 protein, with protein MIPGRGIWDDDQAQSGTTLSSEDTSHTNGADEWTLSQRIKRGLSRRFPRLRIAFDITRGYIGWGRDLLLAFLSLPRWSRTVGWLRRELASLSARRSEERLTVGIEIASFWEPLTGIGWYLYRLLEHLADRDDLRIRLYGPSTVRSSDSEDPVVVLPAGPAIELVQREVPDGLALPAGRLIGWLRRLEPLLIAADGNDVLFAPNYFLPRRFDLARGARVATVHDLGLKHFAWTLRRETLLELNEKFEHAVFEAARLITVSGAIKEELVAEGLADPERVTVVHHGPGQLATVEPGELPAGTPGEFALHVGTIEPRKNVAGLLDTWRHVRERLENAPTLVLCGKFGWKTEAVRAKVDEAERQGWLLHLGYVEDAELAALYRDARVVVFPTLYEGFGLPAVEALWAETPLVCSDLPVLREVTGGAALFAPPDRPDLFAERVIEALESHQVRSDLISAGTARVRELSWTTASELTASVWAQAAGSSGNGVD; from the coding sequence TTGATCCCCGGCCGCGGTATCTGGGACGATGACCAGGCCCAGTCGGGGACTACCTTGTCTAGCGAAGATACCTCGCACACGAACGGCGCGGATGAGTGGACGCTGAGCCAGCGGATCAAGCGTGGGCTGTCCCGGCGCTTCCCGCGTCTGCGCATCGCCTTTGACATCACCCGCGGTTATATCGGCTGGGGGCGTGACCTGCTGCTCGCGTTTCTGAGCCTGCCACGCTGGAGCCGAACCGTCGGCTGGCTCCGCCGCGAGCTCGCGAGCCTCAGCGCTCGGCGCTCCGAAGAGCGCCTGACCGTCGGTATCGAGATCGCGTCATTCTGGGAACCGCTCACCGGCATCGGCTGGTATCTCTACCGGCTGCTCGAGCACCTGGCCGATCGCGACGACCTGCGTATTCGGCTCTACGGGCCCAGCACCGTCAGGAGCAGCGACTCGGAGGACCCGGTCGTCGTGCTCCCCGCCGGCCCCGCGATCGAGCTCGTTCAGAGAGAGGTCCCAGACGGACTGGCGCTTCCGGCCGGCCGGTTGATCGGCTGGCTTCGCAGGCTCGAGCCGCTCCTTATCGCCGCCGACGGCAACGACGTGCTCTTCGCCCCGAACTACTTTCTGCCGCGCAGATTCGACCTGGCCCGCGGCGCCCGCGTCGCCACGGTTCACGACCTGGGACTCAAGCACTTCGCCTGGACGCTCCGGCGAGAGACCCTCTTGGAGCTCAATGAGAAGTTCGAGCACGCGGTCTTCGAGGCGGCCCGGCTGATCACGGTCAGTGGCGCCATCAAGGAGGAACTGGTCGCCGAGGGTCTGGCCGACCCCGAGCGCGTGACGGTAGTCCACCACGGCCCGGGACAGCTGGCGACGGTCGAGCCCGGCGAGCTCCCGGCAGGGACACCCGGGGAGTTCGCACTTCACGTCGGGACCATCGAGCCGAGAAAAAACGTCGCCGGACTGCTCGACACCTGGCGCCACGTGCGCGAGCGTCTGGAGAACGCGCCCACGCTGGTTCTGTGCGGCAAGTTCGGATGGAAGACCGAGGCGGTACGCGCCAAGGTCGACGAGGCCGAGCGGCAGGGCTGGCTGCTTCATCTCGGATACGTGGAGGACGCCGAACTGGCGGCTCTTTACCGCGACGCCAGGGTGGTCGTCTTCCCGACACTGTACGAGGGCTTCGGTCTGCCGGCGGTCGAGGCTCTGTGGGCAGAGACGCCTCTCGTGTGCTCGGATCTCCCCGTGCTGCGTGAGGTCACCGGCGGAGCCGCGTTGTTCGCGCCTCCGGATCGGCCCGACCTCTTCGCCGAGCGAGTGATCGAGGCGCTCGAAAGCCACCAGGTCCGCTCGGACTTGATCTCCGCGGGCACGGCTCGTGTCCGGGAATTGTCCTGGACTACGGCCTCCGAGCTGACGGCGTCGGTGTGGGCCCAGGCCGCCGGCTCGAGCGGGAACGGCGTTGATTGA
- a CDS encoding prolyl oligopeptidase family serine peptidase, translating to MTMNRFTGPLSVLTLVFLACGSPFDKHESGRLPALDFEVLFGDNAAGRKPEKLAWAPDGLRLAFAYDDGKGLGLWTLNPDSGEQRRHVGAHDGELGELDAFHWAPDGRALLIESGGDLFLLPLEADAPDRLTATQSAEENPHFSPDGGRVAFVRDNDLWVLDLESGGERRLTEDGREGLTLNGKTDWVYWEEIWGRQQKGHWWSPDGSRIAYYRFDESLVREYPLVDFTQQYPEVTPQRYPKAGEVNPTVQVGVVELAAGSTRWLISNSEDDSYLGRVDWLPDGSGVAIQRLNRDQNRLELLTCPLRREPCKLLLEEMAKTWVNLTEDLRFLPDGRFLWTTEANGWRRLWLHGSDGTPIRELTPEGWTTEHVDELVASAESVVWTGYETQGLGALHRAVFSQSLSGEAPVAMSSEGTTAVATVARASGRTAILESRSDVPFTGKVVELSGLHLGDLPVTAPEGYDPVQLPSWTFLTIPGPEGSELPAALLEPKTTGSGDKRPVIQYHYGGPASQVVSDRWGTRGRNLWHKLMADRGYGVLMVDNSGSNYFGKLGADRLHRRFGEVNLAAQKAGFEYLRSLGWVDPDRIGLWGWSGGGSNTLYSALNSPGTWRAAVSGAPVTSWRFYDSIWTERYLDHPQDNAEGYEQSSVIHHAAKLEDALLLVHGTADDNVHPQNTFAMAAKLVAAQKPFELAIHPRQKHGFKGKDSRHFYERMTRFFDRELAD from the coding sequence GTGACCATGAATCGCTTCACCGGCCCCCTATCCGTGCTGACCCTGGTTTTCCTCGCCTGCGGTTCGCCCTTCGACAAACACGAGAGCGGGCGCCTTCCCGCCCTCGACTTCGAGGTTCTGTTCGGGGACAACGCGGCCGGCCGCAAACCGGAGAAGCTGGCTTGGGCGCCGGACGGCCTGCGCCTAGCGTTTGCCTACGACGACGGCAAAGGGCTGGGGCTCTGGACCCTGAATCCCGACAGCGGCGAGCAGCGCCGGCACGTCGGTGCGCACGACGGCGAGCTCGGTGAGCTCGACGCCTTCCACTGGGCTCCCGACGGCCGCGCGCTACTGATCGAGTCCGGCGGAGACCTATTCCTCTTACCCCTTGAAGCGGACGCGCCCGATCGCCTGACCGCGACGCAGAGCGCGGAGGAGAATCCACACTTCTCGCCGGACGGCGGCCGCGTCGCCTTCGTTCGCGACAACGATCTCTGGGTTCTCGATCTCGAGTCCGGAGGCGAGCGCCGCTTGACCGAAGACGGCCGCGAGGGCCTGACGCTCAACGGCAAAACCGATTGGGTCTACTGGGAAGAGATCTGGGGCCGGCAGCAGAAGGGGCACTGGTGGAGCCCGGATGGCTCGCGAATCGCCTACTACAGGTTCGACGAGTCCTTGGTACGGGAGTACCCGCTGGTGGATTTCACTCAGCAGTACCCGGAGGTCACGCCCCAGAGGTACCCGAAGGCGGGCGAGGTCAATCCGACCGTGCAGGTGGGCGTGGTCGAGCTCGCCGCCGGCTCGACCCGGTGGCTGATCTCGAACTCCGAGGACGACAGCTACCTGGGACGCGTCGACTGGCTGCCCGACGGCAGCGGAGTCGCCATCCAGAGGCTCAACCGAGACCAGAATCGCCTCGAGCTATTGACTTGTCCGCTGCGTCGCGAGCCGTGCAAGCTCCTGCTCGAGGAAATGGCGAAGACCTGGGTCAACCTCACCGAAGACCTCAGGTTCCTGCCCGACGGCCGCTTCCTTTGGACCACCGAGGCGAACGGTTGGAGACGACTGTGGCTCCACGGCTCCGACGGAACGCCAATTCGTGAGCTCACTCCCGAAGGCTGGACGACGGAGCACGTCGACGAGCTCGTGGCGAGCGCGGAATCGGTGGTCTGGACCGGATATGAGACCCAGGGGCTGGGAGCGCTGCACCGAGCCGTTTTCTCGCAATCGTTGTCGGGCGAGGCTCCGGTGGCGATGTCGTCCGAAGGCACAACCGCCGTTGCCACCGTGGCGCGAGCATCCGGGCGCACCGCGATCCTGGAGAGCCGGTCCGACGTTCCTTTCACCGGCAAAGTCGTGGAGCTCTCCGGCCTTCACCTCGGCGATCTGCCGGTCACCGCCCCGGAGGGCTACGACCCGGTGCAGCTGCCAAGCTGGACGTTCCTGACGATCCCCGGCCCCGAGGGCTCCGAGCTCCCCGCTGCGCTGCTCGAGCCGAAGACGACCGGCTCGGGGGACAAGCGCCCGGTCATTCAATACCACTACGGCGGCCCGGCGTCCCAGGTCGTCAGTGACCGCTGGGGCACCCGGGGGCGCAACCTCTGGCACAAGCTGATGGCCGACCGTGGCTACGGGGTCCTCATGGTCGACAATTCCGGCTCCAATTACTTCGGCAAGCTCGGTGCCGATCGGCTGCACCGGCGCTTCGGCGAGGTCAACCTCGCGGCCCAGAAGGCCGGATTCGAGTATCTGAGAAGCCTGGGCTGGGTGGACCCCGATCGCATCGGCCTTTGGGGATGGTCGGGAGGCGGCTCGAACACCCTCTATTCCGCTCTCAACAGTCCGGGCACCTGGCGCGCGGCGGTGTCCGGGGCTCCGGTCACGAGCTGGCGCTTCTATGACTCGATCTGGACCGAGCGCTACCTCGACCACCCGCAAGACAACGCCGAGGGCTATGAGCAGTCTTCGGTCATCCACCACGCGGCGAAGCTCGAAGACGCTCTGCTGCTGGTTCACGGCACGGCCGACGACAACGTCCACCCGCAGAACACGTTCGCAATGGCCGCCAAGCTGGTCGCGGCTCAGAAACCCTTCGAGTTGGCGATCCACCCGCGTCAGAAGCACGGTTTCAAAGGCAAGGACTCGCGCCACTTCTACGAGCGGATGACACGGTTCTTCGACCGCGAGCTCGCGGACTAA
- the plsX gene encoding phosphate acyltransferase PlsX, with amino-acid sequence MLIAVDAMGGDHAPEAVVLGVRDALAEGDLRIALVGRCEALAPLLGADHARMEIVDASEVVGMDEPATTPIRKKRDSSIRVACNLVRAGDAQAVVSCGNTGAALAAAKLVMGTITGVDRPALAAVFPNQQGRTVVLDVGANVDAKPAQLREFAVMGHFYAQDVLGTPRPRIGLLSIGEEAVKGTEITKQVFTVLEETGLNFVGNVEGHDVFTGSVDVVVCDGFVGNVLLKSAEALASLLGRMLREELSRDLRSKAAYLFGRPALDNLRRRTDYQETGAVPLLGLRGGCFIGHGRSEARAVTSAIRQAAAFARAGLHAKMEDKMAELHARERTVLGVAEVRPEPRSEEVPA; translated from the coding sequence ATGCTGATTGCGGTGGACGCAATGGGTGGCGATCACGCTCCCGAGGCCGTTGTGCTTGGCGTCCGCGACGCCCTGGCGGAAGGTGATCTTCGAATCGCCCTGGTGGGCCGGTGCGAGGCCCTGGCGCCGTTGCTGGGTGCCGACCACGCTCGCATGGAGATCGTTGACGCCTCCGAGGTCGTGGGCATGGACGAGCCGGCGACCACGCCGATTCGCAAGAAGCGGGACTCCTCGATCAGGGTAGCCTGCAATCTGGTGCGTGCGGGCGACGCCCAAGCGGTCGTTTCTTGCGGCAACACCGGCGCGGCGCTCGCGGCCGCCAAGCTGGTCATGGGCACCATCACCGGCGTGGATCGGCCGGCCCTGGCCGCGGTGTTTCCGAACCAGCAGGGTCGAACCGTGGTTCTCGACGTCGGCGCGAATGTCGATGCCAAGCCGGCCCAGCTGCGCGAGTTCGCGGTCATGGGGCACTTCTACGCTCAGGACGTTCTGGGCACCCCGCGGCCACGGATCGGGCTGCTCTCGATCGGCGAAGAAGCGGTCAAGGGAACCGAGATCACCAAGCAGGTGTTTACCGTTCTCGAAGAAACCGGACTGAACTTCGTCGGCAACGTCGAGGGGCATGACGTCTTCACGGGCTCCGTCGACGTCGTCGTGTGCGACGGTTTCGTCGGCAACGTGCTGCTGAAGAGCGCCGAGGCATTGGCCAGTCTGCTCGGCCGGATGCTCCGCGAAGAGCTTTCGCGCGATTTGCGATCGAAGGCCGCCTATCTGTTCGGACGTCCCGCTCTCGATAACCTGCGACGGCGAACGGACTACCAGGAGACGGGTGCGGTGCCGCTGTTGGGACTCAGGGGCGGGTGCTTCATCGGTCACGGCAGATCCGAGGCTCGCGCGGTAACCAGCGCGATTCGACAGGCTGCGGCCTTCGCCCGAGCCGGTTTGCACGCGAAAATGGAGGACAAGATGGCTGAGCTTCACGCGCGAGAGAGAACCGTGCTGGGTGTGGCCGAGGTCCGGCCGGAGCCCAGATCGGAAGAGGTGCCGGCATGA
- the acpP gene encoding acyl carrier protein: MSVAEKVKSIIVEQLGVDENQVTAEASFTDDLGGDSLDVVELVMALEEEFKIEIPDEDAEKIGKVQEAIDYISANAGSE, encoded by the coding sequence ATGAGTGTTGCAGAAAAAGTAAAGAGCATTATCGTGGAGCAACTGGGGGTTGACGAAAACCAGGTCACGGCGGAGGCGAGTTTTACCGACGACCTCGGTGGAGACTCCCTGGACGTGGTCGAGCTGGTGATGGCGCTGGAAGAGGAGTTCAAGATCGAGATTCCGGACGAGGATGCCGAGAAGATCGGCAAGGTCCAGGAAGCCATCGACTACATCTCCGCGAACGCCGGCTCTGAATAG
- the fabD gene encoding ACP S-malonyltransferase translates to MQKVGFVFPGQGSQKVGMGRSWASVSPAAQAVFDEADRALGIELAGLCWEGPAEDLQRTENTQPAILTTSVAILRAAHDRLPQPVVVAGHSLGEYSALVAAGVLEFSDAVGLVRERGRLMQQAVPEGEGAMAAILGLDAGTVEDLAREASSVGVCAAANFNAPVQTVIAGDSTAVEKAVDLAKARGAKRAVLLPVSAPFHSPLMAPARAGLEPLLAETGFGKPGVPVVNNVDAAPVVEGAECRGALGRQVDNPVRWVESVQRMSDEFEVDTFVEIGPGSVLSGLIRRIVPGARVVSLAEPSGLEKLAEEATS, encoded by the coding sequence GTGCAAAAAGTCGGTTTCGTGTTCCCGGGTCAGGGGTCCCAAAAGGTCGGCATGGGCCGGAGTTGGGCGTCGGTCTCGCCGGCGGCGCAGGCGGTTTTCGATGAGGCGGACCGTGCGCTCGGAATCGAGCTCGCCGGGCTGTGCTGGGAGGGTCCGGCCGAGGATCTCCAACGCACCGAGAACACACAGCCGGCGATTCTGACGACTTCGGTGGCGATCTTGCGGGCGGCGCACGACCGGTTGCCCCAGCCGGTGGTCGTCGCGGGACACAGCCTCGGTGAGTACTCGGCCCTGGTCGCCGCCGGAGTGCTCGAGTTCTCCGACGCCGTGGGGCTCGTTCGAGAGCGCGGACGCTTGATGCAGCAAGCCGTGCCCGAAGGCGAAGGGGCGATGGCGGCGATTCTGGGACTGGACGCCGGCACGGTCGAAGATCTGGCCCGGGAGGCTTCCTCGGTGGGGGTCTGCGCCGCGGCCAACTTCAACGCGCCGGTGCAGACGGTGATCGCCGGTGACAGCACGGCGGTGGAAAAGGCGGTGGATCTCGCCAAGGCACGCGGCGCCAAGCGGGCGGTCTTGCTGCCGGTCTCGGCGCCGTTTCACTCGCCGCTTATGGCGCCGGCCCGTGCAGGGCTCGAGCCGTTGCTGGCCGAGACCGGCTTCGGCAAGCCCGGGGTTCCGGTCGTCAACAATGTCGATGCCGCGCCGGTCGTCGAAGGAGCGGAATGCCGCGGAGCGCTCGGCCGGCAGGTCGACAACCCCGTCCGGTGGGTCGAATCGGTGCAGCGAATGAGCGACGAATTCGAGGTCGATACCTTTGTCGAGATCGGCCCGGGCTCGGTTCTGTCCGGCTTGATTCGGCGGATCGTGCCCGGGGCCAGGGTCGTGAGCCTCGCGGAGCCCAGTGGACTCGAGAAACTCGCCGAGGAGGCTACGTCATGA
- a CDS encoding DUF177 domain-containing protein has product MEIRLDQIGDEPFHWQENRSVPVESLERSQLLELGEVGWEGEITRTNSGFLLTARLRYSQALECPRCLGRSPGEIESEVELLIQPKSKEPVVGELELEESDLGVLYLEDEILNTDPILIEQIQLNVPMRQLCRQDCAGLCPQCGIDRNVDSCECDEVVDPRWASLTALRDRLEN; this is encoded by the coding sequence ATGGAGATTCGACTCGATCAAATTGGTGACGAGCCGTTCCACTGGCAGGAGAATCGCTCCGTTCCGGTCGAGTCCCTAGAGCGATCTCAGCTGCTCGAGCTTGGTGAGGTTGGCTGGGAAGGGGAGATCACTCGAACGAATTCGGGGTTCTTGCTGACCGCGCGACTGCGCTACTCACAGGCTCTCGAATGTCCTCGGTGTTTGGGGCGGTCGCCGGGCGAGATAGAAAGCGAAGTCGAACTACTCATTCAACCCAAGAGCAAAGAGCCCGTCGTCGGCGAGCTGGAGCTCGAAGAATCGGATCTGGGCGTGCTCTATCTCGAGGACGAGATTCTGAACACCGATCCGATTCTGATCGAACAAATTCAACTGAACGTACCTATGAGACAATTGTGTCGGCAGGATTGTGCCGGGCTTTGCCCCCAGTGCGGTATCGATCGCAACGTCGATTCCTGTGAGTGCGACGAGGTGGTGGATCCCAGGTGGGCCTCACTGACCGCTCTTCGCGACCGACTCGAAAACTAG
- the fabG gene encoding 3-oxoacyl-[acyl-carrier-protein] reductase, which translates to MTDFRLDGKTALVTGASQGIGAAIARRLSAQGARLVLVARSEDKLEALAEEMRSAGGEALAHTLDLARPEAVGDRLGQLPEDFAAIDILVNNAGITADNLFVRMDLEQWERVLKTNLTGAYAVTRALARGMMRRRWGRIINVSSVVGLMGNAGQANYAAAKAGLIGFSKALARELASRNITVNVIAPGYIRTAMTEDLPEETAKELETSIPLKRLGEVEDIAAGAVFLASDAAGYVTGHVLNISGGLYI; encoded by the coding sequence ATGACTGACTTCAGATTGGACGGCAAGACCGCGCTGGTGACCGGAGCGTCTCAGGGGATCGGCGCGGCCATCGCTCGCCGCCTGTCGGCGCAGGGGGCGCGCCTGGTGCTGGTCGCTCGAAGCGAGGACAAGCTCGAAGCGCTCGCCGAGGAGATGCGGTCCGCGGGCGGCGAGGCGCTCGCCCATACGCTCGACCTGGCCCGGCCCGAGGCCGTCGGCGATCGGCTCGGCCAGCTGCCCGAGGACTTCGCCGCAATCGACATTCTGGTCAACAACGCCGGGATCACCGCCGACAATCTGTTCGTGCGGATGGACCTCGAGCAGTGGGAGCGCGTGCTGAAAACCAATCTGACCGGCGCCTACGCGGTCACCCGCGCCTTGGCGCGAGGCATGATGCGCAGGCGCTGGGGCAGGATCATCAACGTGTCGTCGGTGGTCGGCTTGATGGGTAACGCCGGGCAGGCCAACTATGCCGCCGCCAAGGCGGGCCTGATCGGCTTTTCGAAGGCCCTGGCCCGCGAGCTCGCGAGCCGGAACATCACCGTCAACGTCATAGCTCCCGGCTACATCCGAACCGCGATGACCGAAGACCTTCCCGAGGAAACGGCCAAGGAGCTCGAGACCTCGATTCCGCTCAAGCGCCTCGGCGAAGTCGAGGACATTGCGGCGGGCGCCGTTTTTCTGGCCAGCGACGCCGCGGGCTACGTTACCGGTCATGTTCTCAACATCTCGGGCGGGCTGTATATCTAG
- a CDS encoding DinB family protein, with protein sequence MHNILSTTTRQLVRNRIGSLDASMKPRWGRMNATAMLSHCAAQLRMSLGEITCRPRKSIFGRAPIKQMLVYLAPWPKSAPTAPELIRAEVETWEAEKTQLLDLIEHFAERIRTSSAPHPIFGKLSIRAWGRLAYRHLDHHLRQFGV encoded by the coding sequence TTGCACAACATCCTCTCGACAACCACGCGCCAGCTCGTGCGAAATCGTATCGGCTCTCTCGATGCCTCGATGAAGCCTCGGTGGGGCCGGATGAACGCCACCGCGATGCTCTCCCACTGTGCGGCACAGCTGCGCATGTCCCTGGGCGAGATCACGTGCAGACCCCGAAAGAGCATCTTCGGCAGGGCGCCGATCAAGCAGATGCTCGTCTACCTCGCGCCATGGCCCAAGAGCGCCCCCACGGCTCCGGAGCTGATCCGGGCAGAGGTCGAGACCTGGGAGGCCGAGAAGACCCAGCTACTGGATCTGATTGAGCATTTTGCCGAACGGATTCGCACCAGCTCCGCGCCTCACCCGATCTTCGGCAAGCTCTCGATCCGAGCCTGGGGCCGGCTCGCCTACCGCCACCTCGACCACCATCTGCGACAATTTGGCGTCTAG
- a CDS encoding ketoacyl-ACP synthase III, translated as MKRARIIGTGRSVPEKILTNADFERMVDTSDEWITARTGIKERRISSDEEALSDFAIPAARQALQMAGVGGEEVDLIIVATVTPDTSFPATSTQVQEAVGAKNAAAFDLSAACTGFIYGLGVVRSMIDAGTIKTAVVIGAEVLSKIVDYTERSTSVLFGDGAGAVVVRAAEGEPGLLGIALHSDGSLGHLIDRPVGGSRHPLKSLDSEADLGFIRMRGNETFRVAVRSLADVSNEVLDQCGVSPAEVDWFIPHQANRRIIDAVGQRLAIPEGHTYVNVERYGNTSAASIPIALDELNRSGKIDEGQLVLLSAFGSGLTWGASLIRW; from the coding sequence ATGAAGCGCGCACGCATCATTGGTACCGGGCGATCGGTACCGGAGAAGATCCTGACCAACGCCGATTTCGAGCGCATGGTCGATACCTCGGACGAGTGGATTACCGCACGAACCGGAATCAAGGAACGCAGGATCTCCTCGGACGAGGAGGCGCTGTCGGACTTTGCGATCCCCGCTGCTCGGCAAGCTCTCCAGATGGCCGGTGTCGGCGGCGAGGAGGTCGACCTCATCATCGTGGCGACGGTGACGCCCGACACCAGCTTTCCGGCGACTTCGACCCAGGTCCAGGAGGCGGTTGGCGCCAAGAATGCCGCCGCCTTCGATCTTTCGGCGGCCTGTACGGGATTCATCTATGGCCTCGGAGTCGTCAGGAGCATGATCGACGCCGGAACCATCAAGACCGCGGTGGTGATCGGTGCCGAGGTTCTTTCGAAGATCGTCGACTACACCGAACGCTCCACCAGCGTTCTCTTCGGTGACGGCGCGGGCGCCGTGGTGGTCCGCGCCGCGGAAGGGGAGCCGGGCCTGCTCGGCATCGCGCTGCACAGCGACGGCTCTCTCGGGCATCTGATCGACCGGCCCGTGGGTGGCAGCCGGCACCCACTCAAGTCACTCGACTCGGAAGCGGACCTGGGCTTCATCCGCATGCGCGGCAACGAGACGTTTCGAGTAGCGGTTCGGTCGCTCGCCGATGTCAGCAACGAGGTACTCGACCAATGCGGAGTCTCTCCTGCCGAGGTCGATTGGTTCATTCCCCATCAGGCCAACCGCAGAATCATCGACGCCGTCGGCCAGCGCCTGGCGATTCCCGAAGGTCATACCTACGTCAACGTCGAGCGTTACGGCAATACCTCCGCCGCTTCCATTCCGATCGCGCTCGACGAGCTCAATCGCTCCGGCAAGATCGATGAAGGCCAGCTGGTGCTGCTCTCGGCCTTCGGTTCGGGACTCACCTGGGGGGCCAGCCTGATTCGCTGGTGA
- the fabF gene encoding beta-ketoacyl-ACP synthase II, with amino-acid sequence MERRRVVVTGIGLVSPMGVGTQPTWTALLASKSGIGLNTRFDTAEYTSKIAGEIPDLDVSKYLDSKVVRRSDPFMQYALMAAEEAFQDSGLPLDDVGRERIGVIIGSGIGGLSTIESNLRILDAKGPRRITPFLIPGLAVNMASGQVSIRYGVTGPNSAPATACTTGLHAVGDAFRLIQHGYADAMFAGGSEAPITTLAVGGFCSMKALSTRNDEPEKASRPWDRDRDGFVIGEGAGVLILEELEAASKRGASIYAEISGYGMSGDAYHVSAPHPEGAGAIKVMERALDDAGIDRDRVDYINAHGTSTPLGDESEVAAIKAVFGARAKELAVSSTKSATGHLLGAAGGLEAGILALALRDQVMPATLNLDNPSEDCDLDFVPHTPRESKIDVALTNSFGFGGTNGAIAMSRFDR; translated from the coding sequence ATGGAACGCCGCCGCGTCGTCGTAACGGGTATCGGCCTGGTGTCACCCATGGGGGTGGGCACCCAGCCGACCTGGACCGCGCTCTTGGCCAGCAAGAGCGGGATCGGCCTCAATACGCGTTTCGACACCGCCGAATACACCAGCAAGATCGCCGGCGAGATTCCGGACCTCGACGTTTCGAAGTATCTGGACTCGAAGGTCGTTCGCCGAAGCGATCCGTTCATGCAGTACGCCCTGATGGCGGCCGAGGAGGCGTTTCAGGATTCCGGGCTGCCGCTGGACGACGTCGGTCGCGAACGCATCGGCGTGATCATCGGTTCGGGCATCGGCGGCCTGTCGACCATCGAAAGCAACCTGCGAATCCTCGACGCCAAGGGACCGCGGCGGATCACTCCGTTTCTGATTCCGGGCCTGGCGGTCAACATGGCATCGGGTCAGGTTTCGATTCGCTACGGCGTAACCGGTCCGAATTCGGCCCCGGCGACCGCCTGCACAACCGGGCTCCACGCGGTGGGCGATGCCTTTCGGCTAATCCAGCATGGTTATGCCGATGCCATGTTCGCCGGTGGCAGCGAGGCGCCCATCACCACCCTTGCGGTGGGCGGATTCTGTTCGATGAAGGCGCTTTCGACGCGCAACGACGAGCCGGAGAAAGCGTCGCGGCCCTGGGACCGGGACCGAGACGGCTTCGTGATCGGGGAGGGTGCCGGAGTCCTGATCCTCGAGGAGCTGGAAGCCGCCAGCAAGCGAGGGGCTTCGATCTATGCCGAGATCTCGGGCTATGGCATGAGCGGAGATGCGTATCACGTCTCGGCGCCTCATCCCGAGGGCGCGGGAGCGATCAAGGTGATGGAGCGTGCGCTCGATGACGCCGGCATCGACCGCGATCGCGTCGACTACATCAACGCTCACGGCACCTCGACGCCGCTGGGCGACGAGAGCGAGGTAGCCGCGATCAAGGCCGTGTTCGGAGCGCGCGCCAAGGAGCTGGCGGTGTCTTCGACCAAGTCGGCGACCGGGCACCTGCTGGGCGCCGCCGGTGGTCTCGAGGCCGGGATCCTGGCCCTGGCCCTGCGCGATCAGGTCATGCCGGCGACGCTGAACCTCGATAACCCGAGTGAGGACTGTGATCTCGATTTCGTGCCGCACACGCCACGCGAATCCAAGATCGATGTCGCCCTGACCAACTCCTTCGGCTTCGGCGGCACCAACGGCGCGATCGCGATGTCGCGCTTCGACCGCTAG
- the rpmF gene encoding 50S ribosomal protein L32, giving the protein MANPKRRTSKARRDRRRSHDALTSPPASKCPNCGETKLPHRACPHCGQYRDRQVIDVEESL; this is encoded by the coding sequence ATGGCCAATCCCAAGCGTAGAACCTCCAAAGCCCGGCGAGACCGACGTCGATCGCACGACGCCCTGACCTCGCCGCCCGCGTCGAAATGTCCGAACTGCGGCGAGACCAAGCTCCCGCATCGCGCCTGCCCGCATTGCGGTCAGTACCGCGACCGGCAGGTTATCGACGTCGAAGAGTCGCTCTAA